One window of the Etheostoma spectabile isolate EspeVRDwgs_2016 chromosome 16, UIUC_Espe_1.0, whole genome shotgun sequence genome contains the following:
- the tsc1b gene encoding TSC complex subunit 1b isoform X3 produces the protein MAREQPNVGDLLPLLETSDLHQLEEIRSVINEHLSTERGSMLLNGLVDYFLETNSAQTIHILSSVREPHDKHLLDKMNECMTKQACRLPTLTLLGHVIRKQPSWIHKIARYPLLLSLLKCLKTDTDVVVLITGVLVLITLLPMIPQAGKQHLWEYFDIFGRLASWNLKNPGHISEVYLIHLHASVYSLFHRLYGMYPCNFVSYLRSHYSMKENMETFEEVVKPMLEHVRIHPELVTGTKDHELDPTRWKKYEIHDIVIECAKVSLDPKEASCEEGYATMPENFYPQIHLRPQDCTSSPYTDLQSSYGSSSSTPFSTPRQPLPPPLSLPPFSGTQSSSRSPQTSRRQNSNCELNSSCGGKDSLWSPSSLCGMATPPSSRGMSPNLELSHSASHLSSRFHCTSGGKGTPASSTPATSSPPPTLSDDFPIISLPANTVQSSPPRKDRRPGESSKPALVRQEPVKDTEKCAEAATNRDAGAGENVSMTLTELSVFMKKQELELQLRTEKEREEAAITEELLKITEEQLELSGLRGFDSPFYHTTETLTGCQAQDKTLSNTQSGGRVRDPHHTVSTPDKGETTVSTSSVGSDRGGAGDSRSSAHGLEQSWSFQSGFTPIDHHLHRSPSAPDDEVTKFGMFSPSPCSKTPAPVPYESFFDLALPRAASLFVGQKTSEAVHKATMERLLQQQEEGVEDGEEDGVVSASPLEVLDRLVQQGSDTHDKVLKRLPLPSKSADWTHFGGPPGSAPLDELHTLRSQLLLMHNQLLYERYKREQHAVRNRRLLRRIINATALEEQNNAMKDQLNLQSVDIVSLRESLQVEQQRYRQLWDDRETVVTRLHSQIRQLQQGRDDYYTKNQELQSKVQECEKRMDELEAELQRANNKVCHTGHLLNQMTIKLSNSESTQQQMSFLNKQLLLLGEAHKLSTQELHHTGADNAKEAQMLKLSHDKEVETLRQSLLVQGQKLEAAQQRVAELETLLSKKEHLIAEQKKFLEDVKCQAKAELQASDSRYQAQRRITQLLQTELLQLYSRVEMEAPASTATFTPPGGRADPHTHADSSVMVQDGQCKPHTNKEVDSRLPPQDSPRGNGSTLSPRQPKASNSSKTTANSINGSQDLAPPLLVEPSLSCPYGNSLAPVPTSDAPLTVGSYPSAKSFLGMRARELFRNKSESQCDEEQPQMRLAGLAHGLKTELCVEPPCPGYIAPVGPAPSLVPTPPPAPAPAPAPAPAYATALTVPTKEPPSEPKQRASSQESPRRKTGSGGGRGQVSSGRPRQQQLKIMDYNETHHEHS, from the exons ATGCTGCTGAACGGGCTGGTGGATTACTTTTTGGAAACAAACTCTGCCCAGACCATACATATCCTCTCCTCGGTCAGAGAGCCACACGATAAG cACCTTCTGGACAAGATGAATGAGTGTATGACCAAACAGGCGTGCCGCCTGCCCACCCTCACCCTGCTCGGCCATGTTATCCGCAAGCAGCCGTCCTGGATCCACAAGATCGCTCGATACCCTCTGCTGCTCTCGCTGCTCAAATGCCTAAAG ACGGACACGGACGTTGTGGTGCTGATAACTGGAGTGCTGGTGCTGATCACTCTGCTACCCATGATCCCTCAAGCCGGGAAACAACACCTGTGGGAGTATTTCGACATCTTCGGCCGCCTGGCATCTTGGAACCTGAAGAATCCCG GGCACATTTCCGAGGTCTACCTAATCCACCTGCACGCCAGCGTCTACTCCCTCTTCCACCGACTCTACGGCATGTATCCTTGCAACTTTGTGTCCTACCTGCGCTCCCATTACAGCATGAAGGAGAACATGGAAACCTTTGAGGAAGTAGTGAAG CCGATGCTTGAACACGTTCGTATTCACCCAGAACTGGTGACAGGAACCAAGGACCATGAGCTCGACCCCACTAG gtggaaaaaatatgaaatccaCGATATCGTCATTGAATGTGCCAAAGTGTCTCTAGACCCCAAGGAGGCCTCCTGTGAGGAGGGCTACGCTACCATGCCTGAGAACTTTTACCCCCAGATCCACCTGCGACCACAAGACTGCACTTCCAGCCCCTACACTGACCTCCAAAGCAGCTACG GAAGCTCTTCTTCGACCCCGTTCTCGACTCCACGGCAGCCGCTGCCCCCGCCCCTGTCTTTGCCCCCCTTCTCAGGGACACAGTCCTCCTCCCGCAGCCCACAGACCTCCAGGCGGCAG AACTCCAACTGTGAACTCAACTCTTCCTGTGGGGGGAAGGACTCTCTGTGGAGCCCCTCCTCGTTGTGTGGCatggccacgcccccttcctcCAGGGGCATGTCGCCCAACTTGGAGCTCTCCCACAGTGCCTCACACCTTTCCAGCCGCTTCCACTGCACATCAG GAGGAAAAGGAACGCCTGCCTCCAGCACTCCAGCCACTTCTTCCCCACCTCCCACCCTGTCAGATGATTTCCCCATAATCTCCTTACCAGCCAACACAGTCCAGTCCAGTCCACCAAGAAAG GACCGTCGACCAGGGGAAAGCAGTAAGCCTGCGCTGGTGAGACAGGAACCAGTAAAAGATACAGAGAAGTGTGCAGAAGCAGCCACAAACAGAG ATGCTGGAGCTGGCGAGAACGTCTCAATGACTTTGACGGAGCTGTCGGTCTTCATGAAGAAACAGGAGCTGGAGCTTCAGCtgagaacagagaaagagagagaagagg CCGCCATCACAGAGGAGCTGCTGAAGATCACTGAGGAGCAGCTGGAGCTGTCGGGTCTGAGGGGCTTTGACTCGCCTTTCTACCACACCACTGAGACTCTGACTGGCTGTCAGGCACAAGACAAGACCCTCTCCAACACCCAGTCCGGAGGCCGCGTCAGGGACCCCCACCACACTGTATCAACGCCGGACAAAGGGGAGACAACTGTGAGTACGAGTAGTGTTGGGAGTGAccgaggaggagcaggagacaGCCGGAGCTCTGCCCACGGACTGGAGCAGTCCTGGTCCTTCCAGTCGGGCTTCACCCCCATCGATCACCACCTGCACCGGAGCCCCTCCGCCCCTGACGACGAGGTGACCAAGTTTGGGATGTTCTCTCCGAGCCCGTGCAGCAAGACCCCGGCCCCGGTGCCCTACGAGTCGTTTTTCGACCTGGCTCTGCCCAGGGCGGCCTCGCTCTTTGTGGGCCAAAAGACGTCGGAGGCGGTGCACAAGGCGACGATGGAgaggctgctgcagcagcaagaGGAGGGGGTGGAGGACGGGGAGGAGGACGGCGTAGTGTCTGCTTCACCACTGGAGGTGCTGGATCGCCTTGTTCAGCAGGGGAGCGACACCCACGATAAAGTTCTTAAGAG ATTACCTTTGCCAAGTAAGTCAGCTGACTGGACGCACTTTGGAG GCCCCCCAGGTTCGGCACCGCTGGACGAGCTTCACACGCTGCGCAGCCAGCTGCTCCTGATGCACAACCAGCTGCTGTACGAGCGCTACAAGAGGGAGCAGCACGCCGTCCGCAACCGACGCCTCCTTCGACGCATCATCAACGCCACCGCACTGGAGGAGCAGAACAACGCTATG AAGGACCAGCTGAACCTGCAGAGTGTGGACATCGTGTCTCTGAGGGAGAGTCTTCAAGTGGAGCAGCAGCGGTACAGGCAGCTGTGGGATGACCGGGAGACAGTGGTGACCAGGCTGCACAGTCagatcagacagctgcagcaggGACGGGACGACTACTACACCAAGAACCAGGAGCTTCAG AGCAAAGTCCAAGAGTGTGAGAAAAGGATGGACGAATTGGAGGCAGAACTGCAGAGGGCCAACAACAAAGTCTGCCACACTGGTCACCTCCTCAACCAGATGACTATCAAG CTGAGCAACAGTGAGAGCACCCAGCAGCAGATGAGCTTCCTGAACAAGCAGCTGCTGCTCCTTGGGGAGGCACATAAGCTGTCCACGCAGGAGTTACACCACACAGGCGCAGATAATGCAAAG GAGGCCCAGATGCTGAAGTTGTCTCATGACAAAGAGGTGGAGACGCTGAGGCAGAGCCTGCTGGTTCAGGGTCAGAAACTAGAGGCGGCGCAGCAGAGAGTCGCCGAGCTGGAGACGCTCCTCTCCAAGAAGGAACACCTCATCGCAGAGCAGAAGAAGTTCCTCGAGGATGTGAAATGTCAAGCAAA ggcGGAGCTGCAGGCCTCAGACAGCAGGTATCAGGCTCAGAGGAGAATCACTCAGCTGCTGCAGACTGAACTCCTGCAGCTCTACAGCCGTGTGGAGATGGAGGCTCCTGCCAGCACCGCCACATTTACACCACCAGGGGGCAGAGCTGACCCACACACTCATGCTGACAGCAG TGTCATGGTGCAAGATGGACAATGTAAACCACACACCAACAAGGAGGTGGACAGTAGACTCCCACCACAAGACTCCCCCAGGGGCAACGGCAGCACTTTATCGCCACGGCAACCAAAGGCGAGCAACTCTTCCAAGACAACAGCCAACTCCATCAATGGCAGCCAGGACCTGGCCCCGCCCCTGCTGGTGGAGCCCTCGCTGTCCTGTCCCTACGGCAACTCACTCGCACCCGTGCCCACCTCCGATGCTCCGCTCACCGTGGGCTCCTATCCAAGCGCCAAGAGTTTCCTGGGTATGAGGGCCCGTGAGCTATTCCGCAACAAGAGCGAGAGCCAGTGTGACGAGGAACAACCGCAGATGCGCCTGGCAGGCCTTGCCCACGGCCTGAAGACTGAGCTGTGCGTGGAGCCGCCCTGCCCAGGTTATATCGCCCCCGTTGGCCCTGCACCTTCCCTTGTCCCGACTCCGCCCCCCGCCCCAGCCCCTGCCCCTGCCCCAGCCCCTGCCTACGCCACTGCTCTCACTGTCCCCACCAAGGAACCCCCCTCTGAGCCCAAGCAGCGGGCCTCCAGCCAGGAAAGCCCCCGCAGGAAGACGGGGTCAGGTGGAGGGCGGGGTCAGGTGAGTTCAGGGCGCCCCCGGCAGCAGCAGCTAAAGATCATGGACTATAATGAAACACATCACGAGCACAGTTAG
- the tsc1b gene encoding TSC complex subunit 1b isoform X1 codes for MAREQPNVGDLLPLLETSDLHQLEEIRSVINEHLSTERGSMLLNGLVDYFLETNSAQTIHILSSVREPHDKHLLDKMNECMTKQACRLPTLTLLGHVIRKQPSWIHKIARYPLLLSLLKCLKTDTDVVVLITGVLVLITLLPMIPQAGKQHLWEYFDIFGRLASWNLKNPGHISEVYLIHLHASVYSLFHRLYGMYPCNFVSYLRSHYSMKENMETFEEVVKPMLEHVRIHPELVTGTKDHELDPTRWKKYEIHDIVIECAKVSLDPKEASCEEGYATMPENFYPQIHLRPQDCTSSPYTDLQSSYGSSSSTPFSTPRQPLPPPLSLPPFSGTQSSSRSPQTSRRQNSNCELNSSCGGKDSLWSPSSLCGMATPPSSRGMSPNLELSHSASHLSSRFHCTSGGKGTPASSTPATSSPPPTLSDDFPIISLPANTVQSSPPRKDRRPGESSKPALVRQEPVKDTEKCAEAATNRDAGAGENVSMTLTELSVFMKKQELELQLRTEKEREEAAITEELLKITEEQLELSGLRGFDSPFYHTTETLTGCQAQDKTLSNTQSGGRVRDPHHTVSTPDKGETTVSTSSVGSDRGGAGDSRSSAHGLEQSWSFQSGFTPIDHHLHRSPSAPDDEVTKFGMFSPSPCSKTPAPVPYESFFDLALPRAASLFVGQKTSEAVHKATMERLLQQQEEGVEDGEEDGVVSASPLEVLDRLVQQGSDTHDKVLKRLPLPSKSADWTHFGGPPGSAPLDELHTLRSQLLLMHNQLLYERYKREQHAVRNRRLLRRIINATALEEQNNAMKDQLNLQSVDIVSLRESLQVEQQRYRQLWDDRETVVTRLHSQIRQLQQGRDDYYTKNQELQSKVQECEKRMDELEAELQRANNKVCHTGHLLNQMTIKLSNSESTQQQMSFLNKQLLLLGEAHKLSTQELHHTGADNAKWPAVTQEAQMLKLSHDKEVETLRQSLLVQGQKLEAAQQRVAELETLLSKKEHLIAEQKKFLEDVKCQAKAELQASDSRYQAQRRITQLLQTELLQLYSRVEMEAPASTATFTPPGGRADPHTHADSSVMVQDGQCKPHTNKEVDSRLPPQDSPRGNGSTLSPRQPKASNSSKTTANSINGSQDLAPPLLVEPSLSCPYGNSLAPVPTSDAPLTVGSYPSAKSFLGMRARELFRNKSESQCDEEQPQMRLAGLAHGLKTELCVEPPCPGYIAPVGPAPSLVPTPPPAPAPAPAPAPAYATALTVPTKEPPSEPKQRASSQESPRRKTGSGGGRGQVSSGRPRQQQLKIMDYNETHHEHS; via the exons ATGCTGCTGAACGGGCTGGTGGATTACTTTTTGGAAACAAACTCTGCCCAGACCATACATATCCTCTCCTCGGTCAGAGAGCCACACGATAAG cACCTTCTGGACAAGATGAATGAGTGTATGACCAAACAGGCGTGCCGCCTGCCCACCCTCACCCTGCTCGGCCATGTTATCCGCAAGCAGCCGTCCTGGATCCACAAGATCGCTCGATACCCTCTGCTGCTCTCGCTGCTCAAATGCCTAAAG ACGGACACGGACGTTGTGGTGCTGATAACTGGAGTGCTGGTGCTGATCACTCTGCTACCCATGATCCCTCAAGCCGGGAAACAACACCTGTGGGAGTATTTCGACATCTTCGGCCGCCTGGCATCTTGGAACCTGAAGAATCCCG GGCACATTTCCGAGGTCTACCTAATCCACCTGCACGCCAGCGTCTACTCCCTCTTCCACCGACTCTACGGCATGTATCCTTGCAACTTTGTGTCCTACCTGCGCTCCCATTACAGCATGAAGGAGAACATGGAAACCTTTGAGGAAGTAGTGAAG CCGATGCTTGAACACGTTCGTATTCACCCAGAACTGGTGACAGGAACCAAGGACCATGAGCTCGACCCCACTAG gtggaaaaaatatgaaatccaCGATATCGTCATTGAATGTGCCAAAGTGTCTCTAGACCCCAAGGAGGCCTCCTGTGAGGAGGGCTACGCTACCATGCCTGAGAACTTTTACCCCCAGATCCACCTGCGACCACAAGACTGCACTTCCAGCCCCTACACTGACCTCCAAAGCAGCTACG GAAGCTCTTCTTCGACCCCGTTCTCGACTCCACGGCAGCCGCTGCCCCCGCCCCTGTCTTTGCCCCCCTTCTCAGGGACACAGTCCTCCTCCCGCAGCCCACAGACCTCCAGGCGGCAG AACTCCAACTGTGAACTCAACTCTTCCTGTGGGGGGAAGGACTCTCTGTGGAGCCCCTCCTCGTTGTGTGGCatggccacgcccccttcctcCAGGGGCATGTCGCCCAACTTGGAGCTCTCCCACAGTGCCTCACACCTTTCCAGCCGCTTCCACTGCACATCAG GAGGAAAAGGAACGCCTGCCTCCAGCACTCCAGCCACTTCTTCCCCACCTCCCACCCTGTCAGATGATTTCCCCATAATCTCCTTACCAGCCAACACAGTCCAGTCCAGTCCACCAAGAAAG GACCGTCGACCAGGGGAAAGCAGTAAGCCTGCGCTGGTGAGACAGGAACCAGTAAAAGATACAGAGAAGTGTGCAGAAGCAGCCACAAACAGAG ATGCTGGAGCTGGCGAGAACGTCTCAATGACTTTGACGGAGCTGTCGGTCTTCATGAAGAAACAGGAGCTGGAGCTTCAGCtgagaacagagaaagagagagaagagg CCGCCATCACAGAGGAGCTGCTGAAGATCACTGAGGAGCAGCTGGAGCTGTCGGGTCTGAGGGGCTTTGACTCGCCTTTCTACCACACCACTGAGACTCTGACTGGCTGTCAGGCACAAGACAAGACCCTCTCCAACACCCAGTCCGGAGGCCGCGTCAGGGACCCCCACCACACTGTATCAACGCCGGACAAAGGGGAGACAACTGTGAGTACGAGTAGTGTTGGGAGTGAccgaggaggagcaggagacaGCCGGAGCTCTGCCCACGGACTGGAGCAGTCCTGGTCCTTCCAGTCGGGCTTCACCCCCATCGATCACCACCTGCACCGGAGCCCCTCCGCCCCTGACGACGAGGTGACCAAGTTTGGGATGTTCTCTCCGAGCCCGTGCAGCAAGACCCCGGCCCCGGTGCCCTACGAGTCGTTTTTCGACCTGGCTCTGCCCAGGGCGGCCTCGCTCTTTGTGGGCCAAAAGACGTCGGAGGCGGTGCACAAGGCGACGATGGAgaggctgctgcagcagcaagaGGAGGGGGTGGAGGACGGGGAGGAGGACGGCGTAGTGTCTGCTTCACCACTGGAGGTGCTGGATCGCCTTGTTCAGCAGGGGAGCGACACCCACGATAAAGTTCTTAAGAG ATTACCTTTGCCAAGTAAGTCAGCTGACTGGACGCACTTTGGAG GCCCCCCAGGTTCGGCACCGCTGGACGAGCTTCACACGCTGCGCAGCCAGCTGCTCCTGATGCACAACCAGCTGCTGTACGAGCGCTACAAGAGGGAGCAGCACGCCGTCCGCAACCGACGCCTCCTTCGACGCATCATCAACGCCACCGCACTGGAGGAGCAGAACAACGCTATG AAGGACCAGCTGAACCTGCAGAGTGTGGACATCGTGTCTCTGAGGGAGAGTCTTCAAGTGGAGCAGCAGCGGTACAGGCAGCTGTGGGATGACCGGGAGACAGTGGTGACCAGGCTGCACAGTCagatcagacagctgcagcaggGACGGGACGACTACTACACCAAGAACCAGGAGCTTCAG AGCAAAGTCCAAGAGTGTGAGAAAAGGATGGACGAATTGGAGGCAGAACTGCAGAGGGCCAACAACAAAGTCTGCCACACTGGTCACCTCCTCAACCAGATGACTATCAAG CTGAGCAACAGTGAGAGCACCCAGCAGCAGATGAGCTTCCTGAACAAGCAGCTGCTGCTCCTTGGGGAGGCACATAAGCTGTCCACGCAGGAGTTACACCACACAGGCGCAGATAATGCAAAG TGGCCGGCCGTTACCCAGGAGGCCCAGATGCTGAAGTTGTCTCATGACAAAGAGGTGGAGACGCTGAGGCAGAGCCTGCTGGTTCAGGGTCAGAAACTAGAGGCGGCGCAGCAGAGAGTCGCCGAGCTGGAGACGCTCCTCTCCAAGAAGGAACACCTCATCGCAGAGCAGAAGAAGTTCCTCGAGGATGTGAAATGTCAAGCAAA ggcGGAGCTGCAGGCCTCAGACAGCAGGTATCAGGCTCAGAGGAGAATCACTCAGCTGCTGCAGACTGAACTCCTGCAGCTCTACAGCCGTGTGGAGATGGAGGCTCCTGCCAGCACCGCCACATTTACACCACCAGGGGGCAGAGCTGACCCACACACTCATGCTGACAGCAG TGTCATGGTGCAAGATGGACAATGTAAACCACACACCAACAAGGAGGTGGACAGTAGACTCCCACCACAAGACTCCCCCAGGGGCAACGGCAGCACTTTATCGCCACGGCAACCAAAGGCGAGCAACTCTTCCAAGACAACAGCCAACTCCATCAATGGCAGCCAGGACCTGGCCCCGCCCCTGCTGGTGGAGCCCTCGCTGTCCTGTCCCTACGGCAACTCACTCGCACCCGTGCCCACCTCCGATGCTCCGCTCACCGTGGGCTCCTATCCAAGCGCCAAGAGTTTCCTGGGTATGAGGGCCCGTGAGCTATTCCGCAACAAGAGCGAGAGCCAGTGTGACGAGGAACAACCGCAGATGCGCCTGGCAGGCCTTGCCCACGGCCTGAAGACTGAGCTGTGCGTGGAGCCGCCCTGCCCAGGTTATATCGCCCCCGTTGGCCCTGCACCTTCCCTTGTCCCGACTCCGCCCCCCGCCCCAGCCCCTGCCCCTGCCCCAGCCCCTGCCTACGCCACTGCTCTCACTGTCCCCACCAAGGAACCCCCCTCTGAGCCCAAGCAGCGGGCCTCCAGCCAGGAAAGCCCCCGCAGGAAGACGGGGTCAGGTGGAGGGCGGGGTCAGGTGAGTTCAGGGCGCCCCCGGCAGCAGCAGCTAAAGATCATGGACTATAATGAAACACATCACGAGCACAGTTAG